A genomic region of Solibacillus isronensis contains the following coding sequences:
- a CDS encoding VirB4 family type IV secretion system protein has translation MVWKPRWLQPKEQDEMTFEDTVSGMNETLLTAIAPDNITEYDSSVRVGSNYTRTLLIVDYDPIQDQSKIQQVTEIPENVSLVHYLQEYNLGEVRSQLVKSIKQNRMKMNTRFADEQTIIESEGQIESASEMLRNLSYRNDKIFLFHTLIHLVASSQDELDQLTTTVKSKFSKIGIIHNPTDRAVDAFRSFLPLNSNKVESLTYKMSNSEAISYFFPFHENEMFSETGLIKGRNMTTGNVVIIDDTKLLNRHEFVIGISGIGKSTYLFANMTNKHMLGRKVITVDPKGEFGRNYADLGGAWVKFQLKGGNRINPMDLPKISEKIQMEESELGNILLTKISNLLVMFKLMYNSMTDLQEDILSRYIQRVYEEKGIDETTDVNRLSVTDYPILEDLYKLIERDKQDDPPLYDRIRDFHTTLETYVFGIYSELFNGPTNVNIANDLICYDLKEMSNNEKIQRILFYNILSHTTYEIMSGDREPSDIFIDEAHVIADPKVPKAMEFIYFMMKVLRSFNCGITTASQSVEDFLSARDENRNYGKAIITQSVQRLYLPMSEEELKYLEEELGNTFSKEERSTLILKDGKKKEQAGKGIFYTGSKKIKLEVQLNEVTEKLWFEQKSINELTM, from the coding sequence ATGGTGTGGAAGCCGAGATGGTTACAGCCAAAAGAACAGGACGAGATGACATTTGAAGATACGGTCAGTGGCATGAATGAGACACTACTCACGGCCATTGCCCCGGATAACATCACAGAATACGATTCATCGGTACGAGTCGGATCGAATTACACTCGGACGCTCTTGATTGTCGATTACGACCCGATTCAGGACCAGAGCAAGATCCAACAGGTGACGGAGATCCCGGAGAACGTCTCCCTTGTCCATTACCTGCAAGAATACAACCTCGGCGAGGTACGCTCGCAGCTCGTCAAGAGCATCAAACAGAACCGCATGAAGATGAACACCCGATTTGCAGATGAACAGACGATCATCGAGTCCGAAGGACAGATCGAGAGTGCGTCTGAGATGTTACGAAACCTTTCGTATCGCAACGATAAGATCTTCCTTTTCCATACACTCATCCATTTAGTGGCGAGCTCACAAGATGAACTCGACCAACTGACCACGACCGTCAAGAGCAAGTTTTCCAAGATTGGGATCATTCACAATCCGACAGACCGAGCTGTAGACGCCTTTCGCTCATTTCTCCCACTCAACAGCAACAAGGTCGAGTCACTCACGTACAAGATGAGTAACTCCGAAGCCATATCCTATTTTTTCCCCTTCCATGAGAACGAGATGTTCTCCGAGACTGGGCTTATCAAAGGGCGCAACATGACGACTGGAAATGTCGTGATCATCGACGATACAAAGCTCTTGAACCGTCACGAGTTCGTGATCGGAATCTCGGGTATCGGGAAGTCGACCTATCTATTTGCCAACATGACGAACAAACACATGCTCGGCCGGAAGGTCATCACAGTCGACCCAAAAGGGGAGTTCGGACGCAATTATGCGGATCTAGGTGGTGCCTGGGTGAAGTTCCAACTGAAAGGGGGAAATCGCATCAATCCGATGGACCTTCCGAAGATCAGCGAGAAGATCCAAATGGAAGAATCGGAGCTCGGCAACATCTTGCTGACGAAGATTTCAAATCTACTGGTCATGTTCAAACTTATGTATAACTCGATGACGGATCTACAGGAAGACATCTTGAGTCGGTATATACAAAGGGTTTACGAAGAGAAGGGAATCGATGAGACGACCGATGTGAACCGTCTATCAGTCACGGACTATCCGATTTTAGAGGACCTGTACAAATTGATCGAGCGAGACAAGCAAGACGACCCACCACTCTACGACCGGATCCGTGATTTTCACACGACACTCGAGACCTATGTATTCGGCATCTATTCGGAACTGTTCAATGGACCAACGAACGTCAATATCGCAAACGACCTGATTTGTTACGACCTGAAAGAGATGAGCAACAACGAGAAGATTCAGCGGATCCTCTTTTATAACATATTGTCGCATACGACGTATGAGATCATGAGTGGCGACCGTGAACCGAGTGATATCTTTATCGATGAGGCGCATGTGATTGCTGACCCGAAGGTGCCGAAGGCGATGGAATTCATCTACTTCATGATGAAGGTCTTGCGTTCCTTCAACTGTGGCATCACGACAGCGTCTCAATCGGTTGAAGATTTCTTGTCGGCACGTGATGAAAACCGGAACTACGGAAAGGCGATCATCACACAGTCCGTGCAGCGTCTGTATCTTCCGATGAGTGAAGAAGAATTGAAGTATCTCGAAGAAGAGCTTGGGAACACGTTCTCGAAAGAAGAGCGCTCGACACTGATTCTGAAAGATGGAAAGAAGAAAGAACAGGCCGGAAAGGGCATCTTCTACACCGGTTCAAAAAAGATCAAACTCGAGGTCCAGTTGAACGAAGTGACCGAGAAACTTTGGTTTGAACAAAAAAGTATCAACGAACTCACGATGTAA
- a CDS encoding peptidoglycan DD-metalloendopeptidase family protein: MDPRQTAKTIGSILLTKILFSPLGLIAVGVTFLLILVPVFMSVASKGEDFNLDDPDRNLNALSGGVGGAYCAVDGEINEELWSAQFASAGVFSGKEDVFIRVANEQGIDPVLMAAIALHETGYGTSSAVVEKNNPGGLMGAGGLFVFDTLEEGIESMGQTLHNRIIKDGLVTITDLGSVYAPIGASNDPTNLNVHWVPNVTKVVSSLGGLTMNCEVLVGNFVQPIPNVVINSNFGIRVHPVTGEIKAHEGVDLACRRPDPIFATKGGRVVFAEYSKGNLSTYGNVVVIEHENKLFSLYAHLSKIDVEVGQMVGQLEKVGECGTTGRSTGDHLHFEIHTDRMFGNRVNPMDYLTTGEGDDE; encoded by the coding sequence ATGGATCCACGACAGACAGCAAAGACGATCGGTTCGATCTTACTGACGAAGATACTGTTCAGTCCGCTTGGACTGATTGCGGTAGGCGTGACGTTTCTGTTGATCTTGGTGCCTGTCTTCATGTCTGTTGCGAGTAAAGGTGAAGATTTCAACCTAGATGACCCTGACCGTAATCTGAATGCTCTCTCAGGCGGTGTAGGAGGCGCTTACTGCGCTGTAGACGGAGAAATCAATGAAGAACTCTGGTCGGCTCAGTTCGCCTCAGCAGGCGTGTTTTCGGGCAAAGAGGACGTGTTCATACGAGTTGCTAACGAGCAGGGGATTGATCCAGTACTCATGGCAGCTATCGCACTTCATGAGACGGGGTATGGGACATCCTCAGCTGTCGTGGAGAAGAACAATCCAGGAGGGTTGATGGGGGCGGGTGGTCTCTTCGTCTTCGACACGCTTGAAGAGGGCATCGAATCGATGGGACAGACCTTACACAATCGCATCATCAAAGACGGTCTAGTGACGATCACAGACCTTGGCTCGGTCTATGCACCGATAGGAGCTAGCAACGACCCGACGAACTTGAATGTCCACTGGGTCCCGAACGTCACGAAAGTGGTTAGCTCGTTAGGTGGATTGACGATGAACTGTGAAGTGCTCGTTGGAAACTTTGTCCAACCGATCCCGAATGTTGTCATCAACTCGAATTTCGGGATCCGAGTACATCCCGTTACAGGAGAGATTAAAGCGCATGAAGGCGTGGACCTTGCGTGTCGTCGACCGGACCCGATTTTTGCAACAAAAGGCGGCCGTGTCGTATTTGCGGAATACTCAAAAGGAAATCTGAGTACGTACGGAAATGTCGTCGTCATCGAGCATGAGAACAAGCTCTTCAGTTTATATGCCCATCTCAGCAAGATCGATGTCGAAGTTGGCCAGATGGTCGGGCAACTCGAAAAGGTCGGGGAATGTGGAACGACCGGCAGATCAACTGGAGACCACCTCCATTTTGAGATCCATACGGACCGGATGTTCGGGAACCGGGTCAATCCAATGGATTATCTGACGACAGGGGAAGGTGATGACGAGTGA
- a CDS encoding conjugal transfer protein TrbL family protein, producing MPKSMKFLLVALIILQFLFPYIVLAEQGEFLEDTLQDYKETQSSNEKVERAESYMENVLYLDKYDYDTNQFECKWHEIGCHTNGFFFTTISGFVFGAIDSFSKFQIDSNFIMGNPVYEGYMLNFKTLAWTIAAIFILWQTTKIIILYSGNGEEGMNSLQDKLVAIVTGGILLGIYSQLFEWLLELTHLLTETMLTSPATHYDIMQVMAVNAVGYGLILMIVVSAILFVFFLSVLYRTVLFVILYITGVLAIPTIVNDQYNFFNLWLKTVVSNILTLTLQLLCFVLGIKTLVSLEDGNMVVGMIFFLVGLSIPTLLNQFGASTGTARSVGSSVKYVARYAVRR from the coding sequence ATGCCGAAGTCGATGAAGTTTCTGTTAGTAGCATTGATCATTCTACAATTTCTCTTTCCCTATATTGTACTCGCAGAACAAGGAGAATTCTTGGAAGATACACTTCAAGATTATAAAGAAACCCAATCGAGTAATGAGAAAGTAGAAAGGGCAGAGTCTTACATGGAGAATGTCCTTTATCTTGATAAATATGATTATGATACAAATCAATTTGAGTGTAAGTGGCATGAGATAGGTTGTCACACCAATGGATTTTTCTTCACTACAATCAGTGGTTTTGTATTTGGAGCGATTGATAGTTTTAGCAAATTCCAAATAGACTCAAATTTTATTATGGGAAATCCAGTCTATGAAGGATATATGCTTAACTTTAAGACTTTGGCGTGGACGATTGCAGCCATCTTTATCTTGTGGCAGACTACAAAAATTATCATCTTATACAGTGGTAACGGCGAAGAGGGGATGAACTCCCTTCAAGACAAGTTAGTGGCTATTGTGACAGGAGGTATTCTACTAGGGATCTACTCACAGTTGTTTGAATGGCTCTTGGAACTGACACATTTGTTGACGGAGACAATGTTGACGTCTCCGGCCACGCACTATGACATTATGCAGGTGATGGCTGTGAACGCAGTTGGGTACGGTCTGATTTTGATGATTGTAGTGTCAGCAATCTTGTTTGTATTCTTCCTGTCCGTCTTATATCGCACTGTGTTGTTCGTCATCTTGTACATTACAGGAGTCCTGGCGATTCCAACAATCGTGAACGACCAATACAATTTCTTTAATCTATGGTTGAAGACAGTCGTGAGTAACATCCTAACATTGACACTTCAATTACTTTGTTTTGTATTGGGTATCAAAACATTGGTAAGTTTAGAAGACGGAAATATGGTCGTAGGCATGATTTTTTTCTTAGTAGGTCTTTCAATTCCTACTCTTCTGAATCAGTTCGGTGCATCTACAGGAACTGCAAGGTCTGTAGGTTCATCCGTAAAATATGTGGCGAGATACGCAGTCCGAAGATAA
- a CDS encoding AbrB/MazE/SpoVT family DNA-binding domain-containing protein, translated as MHTKRITNHGRMVIPKEILDVFQLKEGDRVDITHDERRIIIEPHRQRYVCAVTGKVTDEAIRIGEAWISKEGLKQIVKYMSAD; from the coding sequence GTGCATACAAAACGGATAACGAATCATGGACGTATGGTTATTCCAAAGGAGATTTTAGATGTCTTTCAGTTAAAAGAAGGGGATCGGGTGGATATTACCCATGATGAGAGACGAATTATCATTGAACCACACCGGCAAAGATACGTATGTGCTGTCACAGGTAAAGTAACGGACGAGGCGATTCGGATTGGTGAGGCGTGGATCAGTAAAGAAGGATTAAAACAGATTGTGAAATATATGAGTGCAGATTAA
- a CDS encoding ATP-dependent DNA helicase, translating to MSGEITSQIDTQILNINRVICRHIDSLSTSTRGAVSQDILSQLRNFVEHIMLKYYANGEDIENSYENICKAIVFVKAKGNLKVLKRFHDYLQIVASHYTLDEENSERLMLKYYEYLMRLKNLLQDSFSLSVLENLDTFPLNLDANMQGYYEKISDKINSSIGQGYDNSEKYYIQKIKPFFIDQQIYYEVTLTPANDYASKSNRIIAFTNLEISDNYAVTLDLAHNSIEILGKTMPITLIVGWQVAIRNCEFSNFTRIVRGRPIKTGYAEQKGISRFLTSTGFNLTELVDFSDTEFEKVRKLATQSAKKVIFFDDLENCREILKANAPGSNLLRYLLFHMNNKVIKNQSHIYSNNYMSRLYVKNSCIPFDKMPFNTSPVGHNPRLGDLFACIDSTERQHEILARLVKNNTEIKQQLFTPLKDIVGFDHITELVDTYNSTLWHGHFENSKLMIKNGHIFIHGYKDNTQFIIERLADLAGSGVQNYSNSVNAWLNQPNHGVDCNEKKEILTQMFEHSHVALMYGSAGTGKSTLINHLAHFFADKRKLFLAQTNPAVDNLKRRVTAANCTFSTITKFLKSRNNATDYDLLIIDECSTVNNRDMKDILIKATYKLLVMVGDSYQIASIQFGNWFSMAREFIPDTSVFELTKPYRSNNEKLLKLWDRVRNMDDNILELITRNDYSTSLNVSIFDATEVDEIILCLNYDGLYGINNINRFLQESNLSTPVSWGIQQYKVNDPILFNDSGRFAPLIYNNMKGWIVGIEIIDSGEFTERIQFEIKLDTVINGVDAFNQEFDLLESSDSQNSIIRFSVNKLESEDDDDDSASKAVIPFQVAYAISIHKAQGLEFDSIKIVITDEVDELITHNIFYTAITRARNKLKIYWTPEVEQKILGNIKPKNNNKDIQLLRRLTQVP from the coding sequence ATGTCGGGTGAAATAACTTCTCAAATAGATACACAGATTTTAAATATTAACAGGGTTATTTGCCGTCACATAGATAGTCTTAGTACTTCGACAAGGGGCGCAGTATCGCAAGATATTCTTTCTCAACTACGGAATTTTGTCGAGCATATAATGCTGAAGTATTATGCTAATGGTGAAGACATCGAAAACAGCTATGAAAATATCTGCAAAGCCATTGTCTTTGTTAAAGCAAAAGGAAATTTAAAAGTCTTAAAAAGGTTCCATGATTATTTACAAATTGTCGCATCCCACTATACTCTTGACGAAGAAAATTCAGAACGCTTAATGCTGAAATACTATGAGTACCTTATGAGACTCAAAAACCTCCTACAGGATAGTTTTTCTCTAAGTGTTCTGGAGAATCTTGATACTTTCCCATTGAATTTAGATGCAAACATGCAGGGGTATTATGAGAAAATTTCCGATAAAATAAACAGCTCTATTGGCCAGGGTTACGACAATTCAGAGAAATATTACATTCAAAAGATTAAGCCTTTCTTTATAGATCAGCAAATTTACTATGAGGTGACCCTCACTCCTGCCAACGATTATGCGAGCAAGTCAAATCGGATTATCGCATTTACGAATTTAGAAATATCAGATAACTACGCTGTCACTTTGGACTTGGCTCACAATAGCATTGAAATCCTTGGAAAAACTATGCCTATAACTCTCATTGTAGGTTGGCAAGTCGCAATTCGAAATTGTGAATTTAGTAACTTCACAAGAATCGTTAGAGGTAGACCTATCAAGACTGGATATGCTGAGCAAAAGGGCATTTCAAGATTTTTAACTTCAACAGGGTTTAATTTGACTGAGCTCGTTGATTTCTCTGATACCGAATTTGAAAAGGTTAGGAAACTAGCGACGCAAAGTGCAAAGAAGGTTATATTCTTTGATGACTTAGAAAATTGCCGCGAGATATTAAAAGCAAATGCTCCTGGTAGTAATCTGCTGCGCTATTTACTTTTCCATATGAATAACAAGGTAATTAAAAACCAGTCGCATATTTATTCAAATAATTATATGTCTCGACTTTATGTGAAAAATAGCTGTATCCCATTCGATAAGATGCCTTTTAACACCTCGCCAGTTGGTCATAATCCAAGACTTGGAGATTTATTTGCTTGCATTGATTCTACTGAAAGACAACACGAGATACTTGCCCGTTTGGTTAAGAACAATACCGAAATTAAACAACAACTTTTCACTCCATTAAAGGATATTGTTGGTTTTGATCATATTACAGAACTTGTAGACACTTATAATTCTACTTTATGGCATGGACATTTTGAAAACAGCAAGTTAATGATTAAAAACGGTCATATTTTTATCCATGGTTATAAAGACAATACTCAATTCATTATTGAAAGACTTGCAGATCTAGCGGGAAGTGGCGTTCAAAACTATTCAAATTCTGTGAATGCATGGTTAAATCAACCTAACCATGGTGTTGACTGTAATGAGAAGAAAGAAATTTTAACCCAAATGTTTGAACACTCACATGTGGCTTTAATGTATGGATCGGCTGGCACAGGGAAGTCTACCCTGATAAACCACCTAGCACATTTCTTCGCTGATAAGAGAAAACTTTTTTTAGCCCAGACTAATCCTGCTGTCGATAATTTAAAGCGACGAGTAACAGCTGCAAATTGTACTTTCTCAACCATCACAAAATTTTTAAAGAGTCGGAATAACGCTACTGACTATGATTTACTCATAATTGATGAGTGTAGTACTGTAAATAATCGGGATATGAAAGATATTCTTATTAAGGCTACATACAAGCTTTTAGTTATGGTCGGCGATTCATATCAGATAGCTTCTATTCAGTTTGGCAACTGGTTCAGTATGGCACGTGAATTTATTCCTGACACCTCTGTATTTGAATTGACTAAACCATATAGAAGTAATAATGAAAAACTCCTCAAATTATGGGATAGAGTACGCAACATGGATGATAACATTCTTGAACTTATCACACGTAATGACTACTCTACTTCATTGAACGTTTCAATCTTCGACGCCACTGAGGTAGATGAAATTATTTTATGCCTTAATTATGATGGCCTCTACGGAATAAACAATATTAACCGCTTTTTACAAGAAAGCAATTTGAGTACCCCTGTATCGTGGGGTATTCAACAATATAAGGTCAATGATCCAATTTTATTCAATGATAGTGGTCGCTTTGCACCATTGATTTATAACAATATGAAAGGATGGATAGTAGGCATAGAAATTATTGATAGTGGAGAATTTACTGAACGTATACAGTTCGAGATAAAATTGGACACAGTAATTAATGGTGTAGACGCATTCAATCAAGAATTTGATCTATTGGAAAGCTCAGATAGCCAAAATTCTATTATACGTTTCTCTGTCAATAAACTTGAAAGTGAGGATGATGATGACGACAGTGCTTCAAAAGCTGTAATTCCTTTTCAAGTCGCATATGCTATATCTATACACAAAGCACAAGGTTTGGAATTCGACTCTATTAAAATCGTAATAACTGATGAAGTTGACGAACTTATAACTCACAATATCTTCTATACAGCTATAACCCGCGCGAGAAATAAACTTAAAATTTATTGGACACCTGAAGTAGAGCAAAAGATATTAGGTAACATAAAACCCAAGAACAATAACAAAGACATACAGCTATTGAGAAGGTTAACTCAAGTGCCCTAA
- a CDS encoding tyrosine-type recombinase/integrase, which translates to MKVQEVLIHEKKRYLLIDNGGHPVTSVAKYIKYLDNIGKAENTLKSYCYHLKLYFQFLEECRLEYQEVNLDILAQFIGWLRIPDQSTKVIYFEATLAKRSEKTVNTIITCVIGFYDYLTRNEDYGGNLNDQLIKQAPGRFKTFKPFLHHITKGNSYDKNILKIKEPKRLIKTLSKNQIQVIHDACSNIRDELLFRILYEGGLRIGEALSLWVEDFDIGKNAVTVRKSKTPDGEKRKVYVSIETMNLFQDYLIDYHSYEIDSNYVFITLTGPNRGKPMTDGSVRSLIKRMKKKTGIDFTPHMLRHTYATELHAAGVDIAIIQRLLGHAHVQTTIQTYIHASDETIRESWEQAHSNKKMGRRDK; encoded by the coding sequence TTGAAAGTACAAGAAGTTCTCATTCATGAGAAGAAAAGATATCTGTTAATTGACAATGGAGGGCATCCAGTTACTTCAGTTGCAAAGTATATAAAGTATTTAGATAACATTGGAAAAGCTGAAAACACACTAAAGTCATACTGTTACCATCTAAAGCTTTACTTTCAATTCCTAGAGGAGTGTAGATTAGAATATCAAGAAGTAAACCTTGATATTTTAGCTCAATTCATCGGTTGGCTGAGAATCCCTGATCAATCTACAAAAGTCATTTATTTTGAAGCAACCTTAGCGAAACGATCAGAAAAAACGGTCAATACCATCATAACGTGTGTCATAGGGTTCTATGACTATTTGACTCGTAATGAGGATTACGGGGGGAATTTAAATGATCAATTAATAAAGCAAGCCCCAGGGCGTTTTAAGACTTTCAAACCTTTCCTTCATCACATTACAAAAGGGAATTCTTATGATAAAAACATTTTAAAGATTAAGGAACCAAAGCGTTTAATCAAAACTTTGAGTAAAAATCAAATCCAAGTGATCCATGATGCGTGCAGCAATATACGGGATGAATTATTATTCCGTATATTATATGAAGGAGGATTACGGATTGGAGAGGCCCTTTCTTTGTGGGTAGAGGATTTTGATATAGGTAAAAACGCTGTTACGGTGAGGAAATCCAAAACACCAGATGGAGAAAAACGAAAAGTTTATGTGTCTATTGAGACTATGAATCTCTTTCAAGATTATCTAATAGACTATCATTCTTACGAAATTGATAGCAATTATGTTTTTATCACCTTAACTGGACCAAATCGTGGTAAACCAATGACTGATGGTTCTGTACGTTCTTTAATTAAACGGATGAAGAAAAAAACAGGAATAGATTTTACCCCTCATATGCTCCGGCATACATATGCCACAGAGTTACACGCAGCAGGAGTTGATATTGCCATCATACAGAGGTTATTAGGGCATGCACACGTTCAAACAACCATACAGACTTATATCCATGCATCCGATGAAACCATACGTGAAAGCTGGGAACAAGCTCATTCAAATAAAAAAATGGGAAGAAGAGATAAATAA
- a CDS encoding tyrosine-type recombinase/integrase gives MIQNTFKIKPLPHHLEQINEPLLGYWANDVWDVQECPFLDKHYDWNRKLIFDKVHNLRLKNELKYYFYKGLQETRISIIYAFMHYSPCLKVFTEFISRYYADLDSIIDIPKEKFLIEYRTFLVEKGKSVEIVHRKKSSPWMSPTVQPSLYIRLFLQVYDFYYYFYDEREETDKDCWDVRNLKINYNNTISRYSLDFSKIPQPYRQLFKKYIKTRLVVQQSISFSTAICYLNRLLFFFTFLKEKYPEWKELNQLSRMDIEEYIEYLRHSTIKKGKYLINPDHNYVNRFLIDLKTFISYIQKFEWEEAPIKSVISLLSIEDIPKKKRAKADEIKYIPDEVWEQLVCHINQLSSDHIPIILLMEATGFRISDVLSLIIDCLVKQEDGWWIIGDQRKVSYKNHKVPISEEIANVVLVQQEITKKRSSLDTNPKKYLFPVLKGKRMGNPISQDSIKLNLNKLANRCNIKDKDGEIYWFKNHAFRHRYGVNLINNGMNILHVQKLMAHASPEMTLVYAQIHDQTLRDEWEKARDNGAVRLDTRGEVIVADLAQQAKENGVELEWIRHNMDSIRLDHGFCVKSPKLHCDFLEQTLEPPCIKNNCRSFHVDKTFLDYYQEQISKMEADIEVYKKSGRLRSIELIEPKLKRYKELANGLLHTGGIFGLDKTRREYVGDEREKVMQNV, from the coding sequence ATGATACAGAACACATTCAAAATAAAACCCCTTCCCCATCATTTGGAACAGATAAATGAACCATTACTTGGATATTGGGCAAATGATGTGTGGGATGTACAAGAATGTCCCTTTTTGGATAAACATTATGATTGGAATAGAAAATTGATTTTTGATAAGGTACACAATCTTAGATTAAAAAATGAATTAAAATATTATTTTTATAAGGGGTTACAGGAGACAAGGATCTCGATTATCTATGCTTTTATGCATTATTCTCCATGTCTTAAAGTTTTTACAGAATTCATCTCTCGATATTATGCTGATTTAGATTCTATTATTGATATTCCGAAAGAAAAGTTTCTAATAGAGTATCGAACATTTCTTGTAGAGAAAGGAAAATCAGTTGAGATTGTACACCGGAAAAAGTCATCACCGTGGATGTCACCAACAGTTCAACCATCATTGTATATTAGACTATTTCTTCAAGTTTATGATTTTTATTATTACTTTTATGACGAACGAGAAGAAACAGATAAGGATTGTTGGGATGTACGAAATTTGAAGATTAATTATAACAATACAATCAGTAGATATTCATTAGACTTTTCGAAAATTCCGCAACCTTATAGACAATTATTTAAAAAATATATAAAGACTCGCCTAGTTGTTCAGCAATCCATTAGCTTTTCTACAGCAATATGTTATTTAAATAGACTTTTGTTTTTCTTCACCTTTTTGAAGGAGAAATATCCTGAGTGGAAAGAATTAAATCAGCTATCTAGAATGGATATTGAGGAGTATATTGAATACTTGCGACATTCTACTATTAAAAAAGGAAAATATTTAATTAATCCAGATCACAATTATGTAAATCGTTTTTTAATAGACCTTAAAACGTTTATCTCATACATACAAAAATTCGAATGGGAAGAAGCTCCGATAAAGTCAGTTATTTCACTATTGTCAATTGAGGATATTCCTAAAAAGAAAAGAGCAAAGGCTGATGAAATTAAATATATTCCGGATGAAGTATGGGAACAGTTAGTTTGCCATATTAACCAACTTTCCTCAGATCATATACCTATAATTCTTCTAATGGAAGCTACAGGTTTTCGAATTAGTGACGTTTTATCACTTATAATTGACTGCTTAGTAAAACAAGAAGATGGCTGGTGGATTATCGGAGATCAAAGAAAAGTAAGTTATAAAAATCATAAAGTTCCTATTTCAGAAGAAATTGCTAATGTTGTCTTGGTGCAGCAAGAAATTACAAAAAAGAGATCCTCTTTAGACACGAACCCTAAGAAATATTTGTTTCCAGTACTTAAAGGGAAAAGGATGGGTAATCCCATATCGCAGGATTCCATAAAGCTGAACCTTAATAAACTAGCTAACAGATGTAATATTAAGGACAAGGATGGAGAAATTTATTGGTTTAAAAATCATGCATTTCGACACCGTTACGGTGTTAATTTGATTAATAACGGAATGAATATCCTTCATGTTCAAAAATTGATGGCACATGCCAGTCCTGAAATGACATTAGTCTATGCCCAAATTCATGACCAGACACTCCGTGATGAATGGGAAAAGGCTCGAGATAATGGCGCAGTAAGATTAGATACACGTGGAGAAGTTATTGTCGCTGATTTAGCTCAACAGGCTAAAGAAAATGGAGTTGAACTGGAGTGGATACGTCACAACATGGACTCCATTCGTTTAGATCATGGGTTTTGTGTAAAAAGCCCAAAACTTCATTGTGATTTTCTTGAACAGACATTGGAACCACCATGTATTAAAAACAACTGCCGAAGTTTTCACGTTGACAAGACTTTTCTCGACTATTATCAAGAACAGATATCTAAAATGGAAGCTGATATTGAAGTATACAAAAAATCCGGAAGGTTACGTTCCATTGAGTTAATTGAACCCAAATTAAAAAGATATAAAGAATTAGCAAATGGTTTACTACATACTGGTGGAATCTTTGGTTTAGATAAAACTAGACGTGAGTATGTTGGAGATGAACGTGAGAAGGTGATGCAAAATGTCTAA
- a CDS encoding DUF6262 family protein, which yields MSNETPNTEGIIKYAKLKTEKSIQKVEEAIKKMIKKQMKINFNSISAESGVSKAFLYRNTKLRDRIETLRKQQEGLPSIKQVKRNMSDASKDVIIASLRKRVKHLEKENKEIKEQLKIQYGKMYEDI from the coding sequence ATGTCTAATGAAACCCCAAATACTGAAGGTATTATAAAATATGCGAAGTTGAAAACGGAAAAGTCCATTCAAAAAGTTGAAGAAGCGATCAAAAAGATGATAAAAAAACAAATGAAAATCAATTTTAACTCTATATCTGCAGAATCAGGGGTTTCAAAGGCATTTCTATACAGAAATACAAAACTCCGAGATCGAATCGAAACACTTCGCAAACAACAAGAGGGTCTCCCCTCAATAAAGCAAGTTAAAAGGAATATGAGTGACGCATCAAAAGATGTAATTATCGCTTCCTTACGGAAGCGAGTCAAGCATTTAGAAAAGGAAAATAAAGAAATTAAAGAACAATTGAAAATTCAATATGGGAAAATGTATGAGGATATTTAA